One window of Drosophila busckii strain San Diego stock center, stock number 13000-0081.31 chromosome 3L, ASM1175060v1, whole genome shotgun sequence genomic DNA carries:
- the LOC108600843 gene encoding cysteine-rich motor neuron 1 protein — MILASFKVISIVYYCAHSSHLFAKMCKLHLLLLHGLLIVSAAAAATLEPALLPIPEPCDNVVCPADAELQCPPDSAIREMLEINSVAETTPSFSNSNSSSSSIMGMPMPLPSDELFARCCLNKKCICNTCYIPDCSGEAEVVIELLPESMSTPGHCCGTYECRLEPNCTAARDTDYFWLQNCKRCQCRWGARICQQTCEEGNNNAFCHDKDLNLDFSDGESWKDGCEECECVGGEQKCVLPMCGHVDCPVERQVNLKGSCCPICWPECAPMPNEGYNVGYADQQPAGDATTPCQHHDFPNVVEVVHRSNYVQQLYPYIVLCLLIVILALSFYIRHLKAKQRSYRPVSNFDEKIDRV, encoded by the exons ATGATTTTAGCAAGCTTCAAGGTCATATCGATTGTCTACTACTGCGCCCATTCATCCCACTTGTTTGCCAAAATGTGTAAgctgcacctgctgctgctccatggACTGCTCATCGTctcagcggctgctgctgccacac tggagccagcgctgctgcccaTACCGGAGCCTTGCGATAATGTTGTGTGCCCAGCCGATGCGGAGCTGCAATGTCCGCCGGATAGCGCCATACGTGAAATGCTTGAGATCAACAGCGTGGCGGAGACTACTCCAAgcttcagcaacagcaacagcagcagcagcagcatcatggGCATGCCCATGCCCTTGCCCAGCGATGAGCTCTTTGCGCGCTGCTGTCTGAACAAGAAATGCATATGCAACACTTGTTATATTCCGGACTGCAGCGGCGAGGCGGAGGTGGTCATCGAACTGCTGCCCGAGAGCATGAGCACGCCGGGTCATTGCTGTGGCACGTACGAGTGCCGGCTGGAGCCGAATTGCACTGCCGCCAGGGATACGGACTACTTTTGGCTGCAGAACTGCAAGCGCTGCCAGTGCCGCTGGGGCGCGCGCATTTGCCAGCAGACCTGCGAGgagggcaacaacaatgccttCTGCCATGACAAGGATCTGAACCTTGACTTCAGCGACGGCGAGAGCTGGAAGGATGGCTGCGAGGAGTGCGAGTGTGTGGGGGGTGAGCAAAAGTGCGTGCTACCCATGTGCGGGCATGTCGATTGTCCCGTCGAGCGGCAGGTGAATCTCAAGGGCAGCTGCTGTCCCATCTGCTGGCCCGAATGCGCGCCCATGCCCAACGAGGGCTACAACGTTGGCTACGCGGATCAGCAGCCAGCAGGCGACGCCACTACTCCCTGCCAGCATCATGACTTTCCCAATGTGGTCGAGGTAGTGCATCGCTCCAACTATGTGCAGCAGCTATATCCATATATAGTGCTATGTCTGCTTATCGTAATACTGGCGCTCAGCTTCTATATACGCCACCTAAAAGCCAAGCAACGTTCCTACCGGCCCGTCTCCAATTTCGATGAGAAGATCGATCGTGTCTAA